Genomic segment of Globicephala melas chromosome 7, mGloMel1.2, whole genome shotgun sequence:
CTACAGGAACAAAGCAAAATTGAGTTGGTATACTATAGGAAAACCAGTCTAAGTAAGTGTCCATGGGAAAGCATACTGCAGCTTTCACTATTATACATCATCATCTGGGCTTATGGGTTTCATCTTTCCATGTCTGTACTGTAGCAACTCCCAAACAACCTGCCTAGACAGGAGGGGCCACCTGCCTAATGAGACTTCAATCCACTTCAGAACTGGTTTGTAAAAATAAAGTGGGACCCAAACCTAGCAGTGTATATTTCTATACTAAATGGCTTTTGTTTTCGGGAAGGtgtttaaacttatttaaaagttGATAGCTGAAAGcaccaggaaggaggaaggtagGAAACTTTCTTCCTCTTAACTTCTTGATGAGTACTGTCCAAGCAGGCTGGGAAGGCAAATGTTCATTATGGATTGCAACTCACTTTGCTTTGGTTTTGAAGGCTtcccttaagaaaaaagaaatttgttaataaatgataaaaaatacaGAACAACAAGGTTAAATGATTGAGGCAAATGTCAATTACAAAAGTAAAAGACAAGGTCTTTCTCTACTTAATCTCAACACAATAAAGTGTAACAATACTTCCACACCTAACCCTGCATTTTCTTCTGTTCTCGAGGTATGACTAGACAACAAACATTCGACTGCTTATTATGAGCCAGAAGTCATTCTACTCATTCACACAGGAAAATCTTAACTATACAAAGGGGTAATATTACTCACTTACTTGTTTTTATAGTTATGGAACCTGGCTTACAGAGGTTTCAAGTGGAATAACTTGCCCAACATCACAGGTGAAGAGAAAATAAGGCCAGGATTGGAAGCTCAGCAATCCATACCTGATTATTTTAATCTTCCAGAACTCCAaaatcctttcttttaaaatgaccTGTAACACTAATCTCCCACAAACAACTCAGTGTTAGTGCTCCTACATctactgagatttaaaaaaaaaaaattatgtactaatttataattttttttattccaaacaTCTGTAATTTTGtgaacatcttaaaaaaatactagTCACAAAGCCAAATTAACTATAATCATCAGTATATGAATAAAGGAAAAACTTATTTCTATAACATATAATCCCCAGTTACTGAAATACTATAAACAATAAGCTTCTTGAGATTATTCATTATTTCGTCTACCCCTTAACACTATCCACACAGTGCCTAATATGTGACATACTGAAATACCTGTTAGACACACTGGATTAGAGCAAACAAATATCTGGcacaaatttttatatttaaacgcTATGGCACTTTCAGAAAACAAAGTCCACTTAAATTATTGTTATTTGAGgtggggaaaaaagacacagtGACAAATACAAAGCTAAGTAGTCACCAGGCTGAAGTCATCATTACAATTACAGTAAAAGGTACTGGCTCTCCATTGTAAACCattaaaagagcaaaaataagGTAGGTCTGTTAACATTAACGCAAGTTTTATTCAAGAGATAATGTTGAAGAAGAGTTTAATTCCAGCAAAGGAAAAATTTACCAGTTACCCACCACACAGTAAAAAGTGGAACTGGACACCACTTACAACACATAAATAAATTCTAcctttacatttctaaataaagCTGTATTTGCTTCTTTGAGAGAGCCATTTCTTAACTTTTGCTGATAAGGCTTTGTGAATTGTGTTCAGAAACTgacaataaacacacacacacataccctcaaATAAAGTAAGAACCTAGGAATTTCACTCCAGGCTGAGTTTCTGCAAGTACCTAGGACGCCATAAATTAAGATTACATTTTTCTACATAAATTCAATTTGAATTGCCTTCACTATAATATTTATCTACCATAATTTGTAAAAATTAGATCAATGTTTATTATGACTTCATAATTCCCTCAAATTAAACTTCAATATTTGACATAGtagtttaagaaaataaacattcaagGCCTCAGTTTTAAATTTCCATTCAGTGTAATGCACGAAGCTGGTAAGTATTAACAGGACTACCCTAAGATAAAGGAAACGTAGCtttcttctaaaaatttcttGTTATAATACAGATCACATTCTATTCCATAATTCTGATAAAGAATATGTTTTTTGGTAACAGAACAAGAGTTTAGGATGATTCAGTCCCTGGAAAATCTTAATGGCAGTCACTCAATGGAGAAGTCAATCATTCCTGGAGTCACAAACACTCAAAAATTGCTGTTAGCATTAaccatgtttttgcttttttggtgGTTATTGCATTAGCTGGCAATATCTGTTTTTAAGACAAAAGAACATCTCCCACTAAGCCTGCTTTAGTTGGCCATATCTGTTTTTAAGCCAAAAGAACATCTCCCACTaagccttattttaaaaattacaaagtttGTACAGAAAATAGACTCATAGAAGCTAAAATGCTGATGTCGTAAGTAACTCACCCATGAAATGGGTGCAGGTATTTTAGAGGATATCCAAAGATCTTTTTGCTCTAAAAATAAATGCCCCTATTCTTCAGTGTTCCCATTCTTCAATAGGATACTCGAGCAGCTTAATAGTTCTGCTATAAAAAACAAACCACTCTTgttaacaaaccaaaaacataaaaggaaaccGATAAAGGACAGTTTTCACAGTTAACAATAAATAAAAGTGCAGTAAGTGTTCAAGTAGGGCACGTAGTTTAAAAACTACATGTGTGTATTTGGCATAGGTCATCTTTTAAAGGCTCTCCGAGGGTCCCTGCCATTACTTATTGTGGTCATGACTGTTTGATTATTAGCTGTTCCTGGTAGCTGTGGATTTACAGGTCCCCGGCCATTGCTTCTACCAGCATATGAAAATTGGCATCCCCTTGCTTCTGAGCCAGTTTGAACACCGTTTCctaaaaaaggatataaaatatcaTCACCATTTTCAAATAGAAGTACATCTATTTGAAGTTGTAACACATGCTATTAATGCTTACAAGTATTATGGAAAACaaactcctttatttatttatttaattatttttttaaactactggaAAAAACTCAGCTTGAGTCCTAGGTTTTCCCAAATGTATAATTACTGTAAATATATTAACTTGATGCTTGCATTActagggagaggaaaaaaagagcaacTTGGGTAATAGAATAAGAAATCAATAAAGTAGGAAAAAAGCATAGTTAATGCCCTACCTACATTATaagggaaaaagcaaaagcaaaatggTATATAAGTATTGGCATTTGGTTCAAATAAGGTTAACAATGTTTTAAAAGAGACACGTAATTctaactttttaaaggaaaaaccaaAGCGTCCCACAGCATAATGATCATCAGCTGTGCTCAAACATGTAGACAACAGGTCAAATAAAACTTCAGCCACCTTAATGAACTCCAATCACAAAAGACTTTTCCTCTGGTCTTTAAGAATAAAGGCTTCAAAAGACCTTTAACAAGGATGTAACAACCATTGACCTTTGAGAGTATTTGAGGGGTAAAGGCCAATCTTTTAAAGAGGCAGCTATGAGCATGTGAAAAACTAAGGTGAGCATCAATCTGAAGATAAACTGCTTTCGGTACACAAAAATAACCAGTTATTCTGCATCTATTATCAATAATCACTAGATTACAGAAATTTTGTAAAAATCAATGGAAAATAACATAATGAATCACCAAAACTTAGATTTATTATTAGCCAACGTTCACCCAGTAACTGGCCCAAATGTTTAAATATAGAATGTGCTCAATAAATTAGCTTAAGAGGGAATCTGCTTTCtagaaaaatcagttatattttcaTAAGATAGATTCCCTTAATTCTTACACCTGATCacaaatataccaaaaaaaaaaaatcttacccaCTGGTCCAAATGTACCTGTACCCATATTACTATTCATGGAATTATTCTTCTGTTCACTGTGTGCCTATTAAAAAAATGCCTTAATGTAATCAAATGAAGATTTTCAAAAAACCATATTATTATAACATGTTGtagccattgtttttttttaaactttcaagggtttttaaacaatttaaaaagatttatccAAGTCCTTTCAATGTTAAAATATTCAGGAATGTTTCCAGACCTTTCAAAGCTTCTGTTACATCTTACACCTTCCTGATATTACTCCCTGCTCCTCAAAAGTGCTAAACTGCTAAATGGCacatacagtcatccctcagtatctcagggggattggttccaggaccccccagataccaaaatctgaagaTGTTGAAGTTTCTTGTGCAATATGGCATACtgtagtcagccctctgtatagGAACATTCTGCATCAGCAAATTCAACCAGTGCAATCCCAGTTGGTTGAATGATCCATGgatgtggagggctgactgtacatttcatatatgATACTACAGACACCTATACAGACTCACTCACAaaacatataaaatggaaaagaattccattaaagaatctttaaaaagattctttttaaaatcgtCTCCATTATACTTAGGGTATGAAAAGCTTGGCAACCTAGCCACAGATTTATAGTACATAGTCAAAATTAGCCTAATCATAAAAACAGACAATACATTTGGATTAATTACCCCTTTGTTCTGCTGTCCTCGATAATCTGGGTTAGGTTCACTGAAATTTGGCACTTCTGAATAAACCAtacaaaatctgaaagacaatAAAGGACAATTTGAATGACTTCTGAAATAATCAACCTTTCTTTACATAACATGCATAACTTTCAGGAATAAAGAATGTAGATGTCAAATGAATTACCAAACAGCAATATGCTAACTAACTCTATTCATTTACAACAAAAACTTTCTAAATGCttatgtttcattaaaaaaaaaaatcaaatatttgattGCCTACAATGTTTAAAAcattctattttgtattttaattcttcttctgTCCTTATCAAAGATCAAGGACACAGAAACACATCTTTGTCCTGTTTTTCCACATAGGCTGATGGATGCCTCTGAACCATGTTTATTAGGGTTCCAGAGTTTTTCCAGCATTGGTGATGGATTTGCAATGATCCACTCACACACTTTCATCCC
This window contains:
- the NABP1 gene encoding SOSS complex subunit B2 isoform X1; translation: MNGVNDPPLFIKDIKPGLKNLNVVFIVLEIGRVTKTKDGHEVRSCKVADKTGSITISVWDEIGGLIQPGDIIRLTRGYASMWKGCLTLYTGRGGELQKIGEFCMVYSEVPNFSEPNPDYRGQQNKGAHSEQKNNSMNSNMGTGTFGPVGNGVQTGSEARGCQFSYAGRSNGRGPVNPQLPGTANNQTVMTTISNGRDPRRAFKR
- the NABP1 gene encoding SOSS complex subunit B2 isoform X2, with amino-acid sequence MWKGCLTLYTGRGGELQKIGEFCMVYSEVPNFSEPNPDYRGQQNKGAHSEQKNNSMNSNMGTGTFGPVGNGVQTGSEARGCQFSYAGRSNGRGPVNPQLPGTANNQTVMTTISNGRDPRRAFKR